One window from the genome of Rhinolophus ferrumequinum isolate MPI-CBG mRhiFer1 chromosome 10, mRhiFer1_v1.p, whole genome shotgun sequence encodes:
- the HOXC13 gene encoding homeobox protein Hox-C13 yields MTTSLLLHPRWPESLMYVYEDSAAESGSGGGGGGGSAGGAGGGCGGASPGKAPSMDGLGSSCPASHCRDLLPHPVLGRPPAPLGAPQGAVYTDIQAPEAARQCAPPPAPPTSSSATLGYGYPFGGSYYGCRLSHNVNLQQKPCAYHPGDKYPEPSGTLPGDDLSSRAKEFAFYPSFASSYQAMPGYLDVSVVPGISGHPEPRHDALIPVEGYQHWALSNGWDSQVYCSKEQSQSAHLWKSPFPDVVPLQPEVSSYRRGRKKRVPYTKVQLKELEKEYAASKFITKEKRRRISATTNLSERQVTIWFQNRRVKEKKVVSKSKAPHLHST; encoded by the exons ATGACGACTTCGCTGCTCCTGCATCCGCGCTGGCCGGAGAGCCTTATGTACGTCTATGAGGACAGCGCGGCGGAgagcggcagcggcggcggcgggggagGCGGCAGCGCGGGCGGAGCGGGGGGCGGCTGCGGCGGAGCGAGCCCTGGCAAAGCCCCGAGCATGGACGGGCTGGGCAGCAGCTGCCCGGCCAGCCACTGCCGCGACCTGCTTCCGCACCCGGTGCTGGGCCGCCCGCCCGCTCCCCTGGGCGCCCCTCAGGGCGCGGTCTACACGGACATCCAGGCCCCCGAGGCGGCACGCCAGTGCGCCCCGCCGCCGGCGCCCCCCACCTCGTCCAGCGCCACCCTGGGCTACGGCTACCCGTTCGGTGGCAGCTACTACGGCTGCCGCCTATCGCACAACGTGAACCTGCAGCAAAAGCCTTGCGCCTACCACCCGGGTGATAAGTACCCGGAGCCGTCGGGCACCTTGCCCGGCGACGACCTGTCCTCCAGGGCCAAGGAGTTCGCCTTCTATCCCAGCTTCGCGAGCTCCTACCAGGCGATGCCCGGCTACCTGGACGTGTCGGTGGTGCCTGGGATCAGCGGGCACCCGGAGCCGCGTCACGACGCACTCATCCCGGTGGAAGGCTATCAGCACTGGGCTCTCTCCAACGGCTGGGACAGTCAGGTGTACTGCTCCAAGGAGCAGTCGCAGTCCGCCCACCTCTGGAAGTCTCCCTTTCCAG aCGTGGTTCCCCTACAGCCGGAAGTCAGCAGCTACCGGCGCGGGCGCAAGAAACGGGTGCCCTACACCAAGGTGCAGCTGAAGGAGCTAGAGAAGGAGTACGCGGCCAGCAAGTTCATTACCAAAGAGAAGCGCCGGCGCATCTCCGCCACCACGAACCTCTCGGAGCGCCAGGTCACCATCTGGTTCCAGAATCGGCGGGTCAAAGAGAAGAAGGTGGTCAGCAAATCGAAAGCGCCTCATCTCCACTCCACCTGA
- the HOXC12 gene encoding homeobox protein Hox-C12: MGEHNLLNPGFVGPLVNIHTGDTFYFPNFRASGAQLPGLPSLSYPRRDNVCSLPWPSAEPCNGYPQPYLGSPVSLNPPFGRTCELARVEDSKGYYREPCAEGGGGGLKREERGRDPGPGVGPGAALLPLEPSGPPALGFKYDYAAGGGSGDGGAGPPHDPPSCQSLESDSSSSLLNEGNKSAGTGDPGSLVSPLNPSGGLSASGTPWYPIHSRSRKKRKPYSKLQLAELEGEFLVNEFITRQRRRELSDRLNLSDQQVKIWFQNRRMKKKRLLLREQALSFF; the protein is encoded by the exons ATGGGCGAGCATAATCTCCTGAATCCCGGGTTTGTGGGGCCGCTGGTGAACATCCACACGGGAGACACCTTCTACTTCCCCAACTTCCGCGCGTCTGGGGCGCAGCTGCCCGGGCTGCCTTCGCTGTCCTACCCGCGTCGCGACAACGTGTGCTCGCTGCCCTGGCCGTCGGCAGAGCCGTGCAATGGCTACCCGCAGCCCTATCTCGGCAGCCCAGTGTCGCTCAACCCGCCCTTTGGCCGCACATGCGAGCTGGCGCGCGTGGAGGACAGCAAGGGTTACTACCGCGAGCCGTGCGCGGAGGGCGGAGGCGGGGGCCTGAAGCGTGAGGAGCGCGGGCGGGACCCCGGGCCAGGAGTCGGGCCCGGGGCAGCGCTGCTGCCGCTGGAGCCGTCGGGGCCGCCTGCGCTCGGGTTCAAGTACGACTACGCGGCAGGCGGTGGCAGTGGCGACGGTGGCGCGGGACCCCCGCACGACCCGCCCTCGTGCCAGTCACTGGAATCCGACTCCAGTTCGTCCCTGCTCAACGAGGGCAATAAGAGCGCCGGCACGGGCGACCCAGGCAGCTTGGTATCGCCTTTAAACCCCAGCGGCGGGCTGTCGGCCAGCG GCACGCCCTGGTACCCGATCCACAGCCGCTCACGGAAGAAGCGCAAGCCCTATTCGAAGTTGCAGTTGGCAGAGCTGGAGGGCGAGTTTCTGGTGAACGAGTTCATCACACGGCAGCGTCGGAGGGAACTCTCAGACCGCTTGAATCTTAGTGACCAGCAAGTCAAGATCTGGTTTCAGAACcggagaatgaaaaagaaaagacttctGTTGAGGGAGCAAGCTCTCTCCTTCTTTTAG